A genomic segment from Leopardus geoffroyi isolate Oge1 chromosome A2, O.geoffroyi_Oge1_pat1.0, whole genome shotgun sequence encodes:
- the TMED1 gene encoding transmembrane emp24 domain-containing protein 1 has product MMAAGAALALALWLLLPPVGVGGAGPPPIQDGEFTFLLPAGRKQCFYQSAPANASLETEYQVIGGAGLDVDFTLESPQGVLLVSESRKADGVHTVEPTEAGDYKLCFDNSFSTISEKLVFFELIFDSLQDDEEVEGWAEAVEPEEMLDVKMGDIKESIETMKTRLERSIQMLTLLRAFEARDRNLQEGNLERVNFWSAVNVAVLLLVAVLQVCTLKRLFQDKRPVPT; this is encoded by the exons ATGATGGCGGCCGGAGCGGCCCTAGCCTTGGCACTGTGGCTACTACTGCCgccggtgggggtgggaggggcagggccaccgCCGATCCAGGACGGCGAGTTCACGTTCCTGCTGCCTGCGGGGAGGAAACAATGTTTCTACCAGTCAGCGCCTGCCAACGCAAGCCTCGAGACTGAGTACCAG GTGATCGGAGGTGCTGGACTGGACGTGGATTTCACGCTGGAGAGCCCTCAGGGCGTGCTGCTGGTCAGCGAGTCCCGCAAGGCAGATGGGGTGCACAC AGTGGAGCCCACGGAGGCCGGGGACTACAAGCTGTGCTTTGACAACTCCTTCAGCACAATCTCAGAGAAGCTGGTGTTCTTTGAACTCATTTTTGACAGCCTGCAGGACGACGAGGAGGTTGAAGGCTGGGCAGAGGCCGTGGAGCCCGAGGAGATGCTGGATGTCAAGATGGGAGACATCAAG gaATCCATCGAGACCATGAAGACCCGGTTGGAGCGTAGCATCCAGATGCTGACGCTACTGCGGGCCTTTGAGGCACGTGACCGCAACCTGCAGGAAGGCAACCTGGAGCGGGTCAACTTCTGGTCTGCTGTGAACGTGGCCGTGCTGCTGCTGGTGGCCGTGCTACAGGTCTGCACGCTCAAGCGCTTGTTCCAGGACAAGCGCCCTGTGCCTACGTAG
- the CA2H19orf38 gene encoding protein HIDE1 isoform X1: protein MPWTVLLFAAGSLAIPAPSILLVPPHPSSQEDPIHIACVAPGGFPGANFTLYRGRQVVQLLQAPADQLRVTFNLTGGGREAPGGTFHCQYEVLGEQPQLSDLSDTVSVSFPVPTWILALSLSLAGALLLLAGMVTIAVVVRRVKVKKMQKKRERESCWAQINFATTDMTFDNSLFAISPTRTLKLIMGLNGVIQLGRCRTGMEPQPALTYQALVLKMNPEDPATLDACSGSVETSGNSGPRKRPTSTSSSPEPPEFSTFRACQ, encoded by the exons ATGCCCTGGACTGTCCTGCTCTTTGCAGCCG GCTCCTTGGCCATCCCAGCACCATCCATCCTGCTGGTGCCCCCACACCCCAGCAGCCAAGAGGACCCCATCCACATCGCCTGTGTGGCCCCCGGGGGCTTCCCAGGGGCCAATTTCACGCTGTACCGCGGCAGGCAGGTGGTACAGCTCCTGCAGGCCCCCGCGGACCAGCTGAGGGTCACCTTCAACTTGACCGGCGGAGGCAGGGAGGCTCCGGGGGGCACGTTTCACTGCCAGTACGAGGTTCTAGGTGAACAGCCTCAGCTGTCCGACCTCAGCGACACTGTGAGTGTCTCCTTCCCAG TGCCCACTTGGATACTGGCACTCTCCTTGAGTCTGGCTGGAGCTCTCCTTCTCCTTGCTGGGATGGTGACCATTGCCGTGGTGGTCAGGAGAG tgaaagtaaagaaaatgcagaagaaaag AGAGCGAGAATCCTGCTGGGCCCAGATCAACTTTGCCACCACAG aTATGACCTTTGACAATTCCCTGTTTGCCATCTCGCCG acAAGAACATTGAAGCTAATTATGGGCCTTAATGGGGTCATCCAGCTAGGCAGGTGCAGGACTGGGATGGAACCCCAGCCAGCTCTCACCTACCAAGCTTTGGTTTTA aaaatgaatccaGAAGATCCAGCCACGCTGGATGCTTGCTCAGGCTCCGTCGAGACATCTGGCAACTCTGGGCCCCGGAAAAGGCCCACTTCCACATCTTCCTCGCCCGAGCCCCCCGAATTCAGCACTTTCCGGGCCTGCCAGTGA
- the CA2H19orf38 gene encoding protein HIDE1 isoform X2 yields MPWTVLLFAAGSLAIPAPSILLVPPHPSSQEDPIHIACVAPGGFPGANFTLYRGRQVVQLLQAPADQLRVTFNLTGGGREAPGGTFHCQYEVLGEQPQLSDLSDTVSVSFPVPTWILALSLSLAGALLLLAGMVTIAVVVRRVKVKKMQKKRERESCWAQINFATTDMTFDNSLFAISPKMNPEDPATLDACSGSVETSGNSGPRKRPTSTSSSPEPPEFSTFRACQ; encoded by the exons ATGCCCTGGACTGTCCTGCTCTTTGCAGCCG GCTCCTTGGCCATCCCAGCACCATCCATCCTGCTGGTGCCCCCACACCCCAGCAGCCAAGAGGACCCCATCCACATCGCCTGTGTGGCCCCCGGGGGCTTCCCAGGGGCCAATTTCACGCTGTACCGCGGCAGGCAGGTGGTACAGCTCCTGCAGGCCCCCGCGGACCAGCTGAGGGTCACCTTCAACTTGACCGGCGGAGGCAGGGAGGCTCCGGGGGGCACGTTTCACTGCCAGTACGAGGTTCTAGGTGAACAGCCTCAGCTGTCCGACCTCAGCGACACTGTGAGTGTCTCCTTCCCAG TGCCCACTTGGATACTGGCACTCTCCTTGAGTCTGGCTGGAGCTCTCCTTCTCCTTGCTGGGATGGTGACCATTGCCGTGGTGGTCAGGAGAG tgaaagtaaagaaaatgcagaagaaaag AGAGCGAGAATCCTGCTGGGCCCAGATCAACTTTGCCACCACAG aTATGACCTTTGACAATTCCCTGTTTGCCATCTCGCCG aaaatgaatccaGAAGATCCAGCCACGCTGGATGCTTGCTCAGGCTCCGTCGAGACATCTGGCAACTCTGGGCCCCGGAAAAGGCCCACTTCCACATCTTCCTCGCCCGAGCCCCCCGAATTCAGCACTTTCCGGGCCTGCCAGTGA
- the CA2H19orf38 gene encoding protein HIDE1 isoform X3 translates to MPWTVLLFAAGSLAIPAPSILLVPPHPSSQEDPIHIACVAPGGFPGANFTLYRGRQVVQLLQAPADQLRVTFNLTGGGREAPGGTFHCQYEVLGEQPQLSDLSDTVSVSFPVPTWILALSLSLAGALLLLAGMVTIAVVVRRVKVKKMQKKRERESCWAQINFATTDMTFDNSLFAISPAATSRPCGTKGRIPPGLEHWDKNGARLPILQRFLISMGGDRRCHAGK, encoded by the exons ATGCCCTGGACTGTCCTGCTCTTTGCAGCCG GCTCCTTGGCCATCCCAGCACCATCCATCCTGCTGGTGCCCCCACACCCCAGCAGCCAAGAGGACCCCATCCACATCGCCTGTGTGGCCCCCGGGGGCTTCCCAGGGGCCAATTTCACGCTGTACCGCGGCAGGCAGGTGGTACAGCTCCTGCAGGCCCCCGCGGACCAGCTGAGGGTCACCTTCAACTTGACCGGCGGAGGCAGGGAGGCTCCGGGGGGCACGTTTCACTGCCAGTACGAGGTTCTAGGTGAACAGCCTCAGCTGTCCGACCTCAGCGACACTGTGAGTGTCTCCTTCCCAG TGCCCACTTGGATACTGGCACTCTCCTTGAGTCTGGCTGGAGCTCTCCTTCTCCTTGCTGGGATGGTGACCATTGCCGTGGTGGTCAGGAGAG tgaaagtaaagaaaatgcagaagaaaag AGAGCGAGAATCCTGCTGGGCCCAGATCAACTTTGCCACCACAG aTATGACCTTTGACAATTCCCTGTTTGCCATCTCGCCG GCAGCCACGTCCAGGCCTTGTGGGACAAAGGGCAGGATTCCCCCCGGGCTGGAGCACTGGGACAAGAACGGGGCAAGGCTTCCAATTCTTCAGCGCTTCCTAATTTCTATGGGCGGAGATAGACGATGCCACGCAGG aaaatga
- the CA2H19orf38 gene encoding protein HIDE1 isoform X4: MPWTVLLFAAGSLAIPAPSILLVPPHPSSQEDPIHIACVAPGGFPGANFTLYRGRQVVQLLQAPADQLRVTFNLTGGGREAPGGTFHCQYEVLGEQPQLSDLSDTVSVSFPVPTWILALSLSLAGALLLLAGMVTIAVVVRRVKVKKMQKKRERESCWAQINFATTDMTFDNSLFAISPSQAAVAGVRM; encoded by the exons ATGCCCTGGACTGTCCTGCTCTTTGCAGCCG GCTCCTTGGCCATCCCAGCACCATCCATCCTGCTGGTGCCCCCACACCCCAGCAGCCAAGAGGACCCCATCCACATCGCCTGTGTGGCCCCCGGGGGCTTCCCAGGGGCCAATTTCACGCTGTACCGCGGCAGGCAGGTGGTACAGCTCCTGCAGGCCCCCGCGGACCAGCTGAGGGTCACCTTCAACTTGACCGGCGGAGGCAGGGAGGCTCCGGGGGGCACGTTTCACTGCCAGTACGAGGTTCTAGGTGAACAGCCTCAGCTGTCCGACCTCAGCGACACTGTGAGTGTCTCCTTCCCAG TGCCCACTTGGATACTGGCACTCTCCTTGAGTCTGGCTGGAGCTCTCCTTCTCCTTGCTGGGATGGTGACCATTGCCGTGGTGGTCAGGAGAG tgaaagtaaagaaaatgcagaagaaaag AGAGCGAGAATCCTGCTGGGCCCAGATCAACTTTGCCACCACAG aTATGACCTTTGACAATTCCCTGTTTGCCATCTCGCCG TCACAGGCGGCAGTCGCTGGTGTTCGAATGtga